A genomic region of Arachis hypogaea cultivar Tifrunner chromosome 5, arahy.Tifrunner.gnm2.J5K5, whole genome shotgun sequence contains the following coding sequences:
- the LOC112801665 gene encoding transcriptional elongation regulator MINIYO isoform X2, with amino-acid sequence MKESYINSWNDIETLMILQYWHPLSNKGGARGNDDDDSDNDVEDKEDKGFKEFEKVSAFANPVQKRKKKDLDFKKWKEITQDNYCSLGKESDNMINTGKKKNEKGSKNADMKTSSTDGVALASMEVDTKPQLNNYDSGFLNSASAMEIDTSNKADPQEKHKYATIYDSNEVDELMPERDQISNDEKPDHSFGSLDVLRGEKNNLTSNMVSSSGSSTFRRKQGSMALEDEIDAENRARIMQMSPEEIAEAQAEIMEKINPSLLKVLQKRGQEKVKKQDSLTSEVGNGNASMNQDVHSNQDAKRLHTEDNISHMSMTPPSENKLDDEKIRKITMTTASGSSWNAWSNRVEAVRELRFSLAGDPVHSDWASPYDNVSERDYLRTDGDPGAAGYTIKEAVALTRSVVPGQRSLALHLLSSVLDKALQYICKDRTVQISKSEDEVDKSVDWEAVWAFALGPEPELVLALRMCLDDNHNSVVLACVKVIQSVLSCDVNDNYFNISEIAICDKDICTAPVFRNRPDIDLGFLHGGFWKYSTKPSNILPISEDHMDDESEGKHTIQDDVVVAGQDFTAGLVRMGILPRLRYLLETDPTTTLEECIISILIAIVRHSPSCANAVLNCERLIQTIVKRFTVNNLEIRWSMIKSVNLMKVLAWLDQTTCVEFIRNGYFQTLTWNLYQNPSSIDHWLNMGKEKCKLGSALIVEQLRFWKVCIRYGYYVSYFSEMFPALCFWLNPPSFEKLVDEDVLYEYASISREAYLVLESLAGRLPNLFSQQSQNNQIPESAGNMEVWSWRYVGPMVDLAVKWIATRSDPEVCNLFKRQNEGRFDVTSLGLSVTSLLFVYAAVTHMLFRVLERVTMGDTISPQKTERHVPWLPDFVPKIGLELIIYWLSGFSGYFGTENGLPNSGESFMKELVNLRLKGDVEMSLASTCCLNGMVNVIAAIDKLIQSAKSVTSTLPSQVQNLSKEGKVLEDGILRSCWVELRSVLSVLTSSVDSGWCYMQAIEIFGRGGPAPGVGIGWGAPHGGFWSKSVLLMQLDARFLICLLQTLQNASKDVSVIEEKTLSIQKINTLLRLCLTAGPREKCVVNKALDLLFDVSALKYLDHCTQNFLLDTRGKTFGWKHEEEDYMHFSRILLSHFRSRWLSEKVKSKSINGSGSSSTKSSLKGSARLDTIFEDSDMSLGTSPSCNSLMVEWAHQKLPLPLHFYLSPISTISRSKQSGPQKVDGSDSIHGLSNLLEVARSGLFFIFGIEAMSNFQGHDIPSPIQHVSLTWKLHSLSVNFLVGMEILEQEQSRETFEALQDLYGMLLDKARLNKNEETISDDKNHLEFLKFQSEIHESYSVFIEELVEQFSAISYGDMIFSRQVSLYLHRCVEPSIRLAAWSALSNARVLELLPPLEKCFSGPEGYLEPIEDNEGILEAYTKSWASDALDRAAIRGSIAYTLVVHHLSSFIFNPCLTDKLLLRNRVIRSLLRDYAGKQRHEGMLLNLIHYNKMAPRSYTGLEFRIKILVEACEGNSSLLKVVEKLKAVAEKTSL; translated from the exons ATGAAGGAGTCTTACATTAACTCATGGAATGACATTGAGACTTTGATGATTTTGCAGTATTGGCATCCATTAAGTAATAAAGGGGGTGCTCGTGGCAACGATGATGATGACAGTGACAATGATGTTGAGGATAAAGAAGATAAAGGTTTCAAGGAGTTTGAAAAAGTTTCAGCCTTTGCCAATCCAgtacaaaagaggaagaaaaaagatttggattttaaAAAGTGGAAAGAGATTACTCAAGACAATTATTGTTCCTTGGGGAAGGAATCAGATAATATGATTAATAcagggaaaaagaaaaatgaaaaaggcaGTAAGAATGCAGACATGAAAACGTCATCTACTGATGGTGTTGCCCTTGCTTCTATGGAAGTAGACACTAAACCACAATTAAATAACTATGATAGCGGGTTTCTTAACTCAGCCAGTGCCATGGAGATAGATACATCAAATAAGGCAGATCCTcaggaaaaacacaaatatgccACAATCTATGACAGCAACGAAGTGGATGAATTGATGCCTGAACGGGATCAAATTTCTAATGATGAAAAGCCTGATCACAGTTTTGGATCCCTAGATGTGTtaagaggagagaaaaataatTTGACTTCAAACATGGTTTCTTCTTCTGGTTCTAGCACCTTTAGAAGGAAACAAGGTTCCATGGCTCTGGAGGatgaaattgatgctgagaaTCGGGCTCGGATAATGCAAATGTCACCTGAGGAGATTGCTGAAGCCCAGGCTGAAATAATGGAGAAGATAAACCCTTCGTTACTCAAAGTGCTGCAGAAAAGGGGGCAGGAAAAGGTTAAGAAACAAGATAGTTTAACATCAGAAGTGGGTAACGGCAATGCATCTATGAATCAAGATGTTCATAGTAATCAAGATGCAAAACGTCTGCATACAGAGGACAACATCTCCCATATGTCGATGACACCACCTTCAGAAAATAAGCTAGATGATGAGAAAATTAGGAAAATCACTATGACAACTGCTAGTGGCAGCTCATGGAATGCTTGGAGCAATAGAGTTGAGGCTGTTAGGGAGTTAAGATTTTCCTTGGCTGGGGATCCTGTTCATTCTGATTGGGCATCTCCTTATG ACAATGTCTCTGAACGTGACTATCTGCGGACCGATGGAGATCCTGGTGCAGCTGGTTACACAATCAAAGAAGCAGTGGCACTCACAAGAAGTGTG gttCCTGGACAAAGGTCCCTTGCATTGCATCTCCTTTCATCTGTTCTTGATAAGGCATTGCAATATATTTGTAAGGACAGAACAGTACAGATCTCGAAAAGTGAAGATGAAGTTGACAAATCAGTTGACTGGGAGGCTGTTTGGGCTTTCGCACTTGGTCCAGAACCTGAGCTGGTGTTGGCACTCAG gatGTGCCTTGATGATAACCACAATTCTGTAGTTCTGGCTTGTGTGAAGGTTATTCAAAGTGTGTTGAGTTGTGATGTGAATGACAACTACTTCAATATATCAGAG ATTGCAATCTGTGACAAGGATATCTGCACTGCTCCAGTTTTTAGGAACAGACCAGATATTGATCTTGGATTTCTTCACGGGGGTTTTTGGAAGTACAGTACAAAACCCTCAAACATTCTTCCTATCAGTGAGGATCACATGGATGATGAGTCTGAAGGAAAACATACGATTCAGGATGATGTTGTGGTTGCTGGACAAGATTTTACTGCAGGTCTAGTACGCATGGGAATCCTTCCCAGACTTCGTTATCTTTTAGAG ACAGATCCTACAACAACTTTGGAAGAATGCATTATTTCTATACTGATTGCCATAGTGAGACATTCACCATCATGTGCTAATGCAGTCTTGAACTGTGAAAGGCTTATTCAGACAATTGTGAAACGATTTACTGTGAACAATTTAGAAATCCGGTGGTCTATGATAAAATCTGTAAACCTAATGAAG GTCTTAGCTTGGTTGGATCAGACAACTTGTGTAGAGTTTATAAGGAATGGGTATTTTCAGACTCTGACATGGAATTTATACCAAAATCCTTCCTCCATTGACCACTGGCTGAATATGGGGAAGGAAAAATGCAAACTTGGGTCAGCCTTGATTGTTGAACAATTACGTTTCTGGAAGGTCTGCATTCGATATGGATATTATGTATCTTACTTCTCAGAAATGTTCCCTGCCCTATGTTTTTGGTTGAATCCACCTTCCTTCGAAAAACTTGTTGATGAAGATGTTCTGTATGAATATGCTTCCATCTCAAGGGAGGCATACCTTGTTCTAGAGTCTTTAGCTGGAAGACTTCCAAATTTATTTTCACAGCAGTCCCAAAACAATCAGATTCCTGAGTCTGCTGGTAACATGGAGGTGTGGTCTTGGAGGTATGTTGGTCCAATGGTTGACTTAGCAGTAAAGTGGATTGCAACCAGAAGTGACCCAGAAGTATGTAATTTGTTTAAAAGACAGAATGAAGGGAGATTTGACGTGACTTCCCTTGGATTGTCTGTGACATCCTTGTTGTTTGTGTATGCTGCTGTGACTCACATGCTCTTCAGAGTGCTTGAAAGGGTGACAATGGGTGATACTATTAGCCCACAGAAAACTGAGAGGCATGTACCGTGGCTTCCAGACTTTGTCCCAAAGATTGGACTTGAGTTGATTATATATTGGCTTTCGGGCTTTTCAGGTTACTTTGGGACAGAAAACGGTCTTCCCAACTCCGGTGAATCTTTTATGAAGGAACTAGTTAATTTGAGACTGAAGGGTGATGTTGAAATGTCTTTAGCTTCCACCTGTTGTCTGAATGGAATGGTCAATGTTATTGCTGCTATTGATAAACTAATACAGTCTGCCAAGAGTGTTACTTCTACTCTCCCAAGCCAAGTACAAAATCTCTCAAAAGAAGGGAAAGTGCTTGAGGATGGCATACTTAGATCGTGTTGGGTTGAATTAAGGTCTGTGCTTAGTGTTTTGACAAGTTCGGTTGATTCTGGGTGGTGCTACATGCAGGCGATTGAGATATTTGGAAGAGGGGGACCAGCTCCAGGAGTGGGCATTGGCTGGGGTGCCCCTCATGGAGGGTTTTGGTCAAAATCAGTCTTATTAATGCAACTAGATGCTAGATTTCTAATCTGTTTGCTGCAGACTCTTCAAAATGCATCTAAAGATGTATCTGTAATTGAAGAAAAGACATTGTCCATTCAAAAGATTAACACTCTGTTGCGATTGTGTTTAACTGCTGGACCAAGGGAGAAGTGTGTTGTAAATAAGGCATTGGATCTCTTATTTGATGTTTCTGCATTGAAATACCTTGATCATTGCACACAGAACTTTCTCCTTGACACGAGGGGTAAAACCTTTGGGTGGAAACATGAAGAGGAGGATTACATGCACTTCAGTAGAATCTTATTGTCTCATTTCAGGAGCAGATGGTTATCTGAAAAGGTGAAGTCCAAGTCTATAAATGGCAGTGGTTCCTCCAGCACTAAGAGTTCTCTGAAGGGTAGTGCTCGGTTGGACACTATATTTGAGGACTCTGACATGTCACTCGGTACGAGCCCGTCGTGTAATTCTTTAATGGTAGAATGGGCTCACCAGAAACTACCACTTCCACTCCACTTTTACCTTAGTCCAATCTCCACGATTTCCCGTAGCAAGCAATCTGGTCCCCAAAAAGTTGATGGGTCGGATAGCATACATGGTCTGTCTAATTTGCTCGAAGTTGCCAGGTCtggacttttctttatttttggcaTTGAAGCAATGTCCAATTTCCAAGGCCATGACATTCCTTCTCCTATTCAGCATGTATCATTGACGTGGAAGTTACATTCCTTATCTGTCAATTTCCTTGTTGGAATGGAAATACTTGAACAAGAGCAGAGCAGGGAAACTTTTGAAGCTTTACAGGATCTTTATGGCATGCTTCTTGATAAGGCAAGGTTAAACAAAAATGAAGAAACTATCTCAGATGATAAAAACCATCTTGAGTTTCTGAAATTCCAATCCGAGATTCATGAAAGTTACTCGGTATTTATTGAAGAACTTGTAGAGCAGTTTTCAGCTATATCTTATGGTGATATGATTTTCAGCCGGCAAGTTTCCCTCTATCTTCATCGTTGTGTTGAACCTTCGATTCGACTTGCTGCCTGGAGTGCACTATCTAATGCTCGTGTTCTTGAGCTTTTACCACCACTGGAGAAGTGCTTTTCTGGGCCTGAAGGATACCTTGAACCGATTGAG GATAATGAAGGGATTTTGGAAGCTTATACCAAGTCATGGGCTTCTGATGCTCTTGACAGGGCTGCAATTCGAGGATCAATTGCGTATACTCTGGTTGTCCATCATCTTTCCTCCTTCATATTTAATCCTTGTCTCACAGATAAATTGTTGTTGCGGAACAGAGTTATTAGGTCGCTCCTGCGAGATTATGCTGGGAAACAGCGACACGAG GGAATGTTGCTCAACCTCATCCACTATAACAAGATGGCACCGAGATCTTACACAGGATTAGAGTTTAGGATAAAAATTTTAGTTGAAGCTTGTGAGGGAAATTCTTCACTTTTGAAAGTAGTAGAGAAGTTAAAGGCTGTTGCGGAGAAGACTTCATTGTGA
- the LOC112801665 gene encoding transcriptional elongation regulator MINIYO isoform X1, translating into MEKKQQQQQQQNEKKGEPKKVKVLNTSSFQINEEDASRLVGSIIEKGISDSHGNNIITTPPSFFPKPAGLPFPVARHRSHGPYWHPLSNKGGARGNDDDDSDNDVEDKEDKGFKEFEKVSAFANPVQKRKKKDLDFKKWKEITQDNYCSLGKESDNMINTGKKKNEKGSKNADMKTSSTDGVALASMEVDTKPQLNNYDSGFLNSASAMEIDTSNKADPQEKHKYATIYDSNEVDELMPERDQISNDEKPDHSFGSLDVLRGEKNNLTSNMVSSSGSSTFRRKQGSMALEDEIDAENRARIMQMSPEEIAEAQAEIMEKINPSLLKVLQKRGQEKVKKQDSLTSEVGNGNASMNQDVHSNQDAKRLHTEDNISHMSMTPPSENKLDDEKIRKITMTTASGSSWNAWSNRVEAVRELRFSLAGDPVHSDWASPYDNVSERDYLRTDGDPGAAGYTIKEAVALTRSVVPGQRSLALHLLSSVLDKALQYICKDRTVQISKSEDEVDKSVDWEAVWAFALGPEPELVLALRMCLDDNHNSVVLACVKVIQSVLSCDVNDNYFNISEIAICDKDICTAPVFRNRPDIDLGFLHGGFWKYSTKPSNILPISEDHMDDESEGKHTIQDDVVVAGQDFTAGLVRMGILPRLRYLLETDPTTTLEECIISILIAIVRHSPSCANAVLNCERLIQTIVKRFTVNNLEIRWSMIKSVNLMKVLAWLDQTTCVEFIRNGYFQTLTWNLYQNPSSIDHWLNMGKEKCKLGSALIVEQLRFWKVCIRYGYYVSYFSEMFPALCFWLNPPSFEKLVDEDVLYEYASISREAYLVLESLAGRLPNLFSQQSQNNQIPESAGNMEVWSWRYVGPMVDLAVKWIATRSDPEVCNLFKRQNEGRFDVTSLGLSVTSLLFVYAAVTHMLFRVLERVTMGDTISPQKTERHVPWLPDFVPKIGLELIIYWLSGFSGYFGTENGLPNSGESFMKELVNLRLKGDVEMSLASTCCLNGMVNVIAAIDKLIQSAKSVTSTLPSQVQNLSKEGKVLEDGILRSCWVELRSVLSVLTSSVDSGWCYMQAIEIFGRGGPAPGVGIGWGAPHGGFWSKSVLLMQLDARFLICLLQTLQNASKDVSVIEEKTLSIQKINTLLRLCLTAGPREKCVVNKALDLLFDVSALKYLDHCTQNFLLDTRGKTFGWKHEEEDYMHFSRILLSHFRSRWLSEKVKSKSINGSGSSSTKSSLKGSARLDTIFEDSDMSLGTSPSCNSLMVEWAHQKLPLPLHFYLSPISTISRSKQSGPQKVDGSDSIHGLSNLLEVARSGLFFIFGIEAMSNFQGHDIPSPIQHVSLTWKLHSLSVNFLVGMEILEQEQSRETFEALQDLYGMLLDKARLNKNEETISDDKNHLEFLKFQSEIHESYSVFIEELVEQFSAISYGDMIFSRQVSLYLHRCVEPSIRLAAWSALSNARVLELLPPLEKCFSGPEGYLEPIEDNEGILEAYTKSWASDALDRAAIRGSIAYTLVVHHLSSFIFNPCLTDKLLLRNRVIRSLLRDYAGKQRHEGMLLNLIHYNKMAPRSYTGLEFRIKILVEACEGNSSLLKVVEKLKAVAEKTSL; encoded by the exons atggagaagaagcagcagcagcagcagcagcaaaatGAGAAGAAAGGGGAACCCAAGAAGGTGAAGGTTTTGAACACGAGCTCATTCCAAATAAACGAAGAAGATGCGTCTCGCTTGGTTGGTTCCATTATTGAAAAGGGTATCTCTGACTCTCACGGCAACAACATCATCACTACTCCTCCTTCCTTCTTTCCCAAACCCGCTGGTCTTCCTTTCCCTGTTGCACGACACCGTTCCCATGGCCCT TATTGGCATCCATTAAGTAATAAAGGGGGTGCTCGTGGCAACGATGATGATGACAGTGACAATGATGTTGAGGATAAAGAAGATAAAGGTTTCAAGGAGTTTGAAAAAGTTTCAGCCTTTGCCAATCCAgtacaaaagaggaagaaaaaagatttggattttaaAAAGTGGAAAGAGATTACTCAAGACAATTATTGTTCCTTGGGGAAGGAATCAGATAATATGATTAATAcagggaaaaagaaaaatgaaaaaggcaGTAAGAATGCAGACATGAAAACGTCATCTACTGATGGTGTTGCCCTTGCTTCTATGGAAGTAGACACTAAACCACAATTAAATAACTATGATAGCGGGTTTCTTAACTCAGCCAGTGCCATGGAGATAGATACATCAAATAAGGCAGATCCTcaggaaaaacacaaatatgccACAATCTATGACAGCAACGAAGTGGATGAATTGATGCCTGAACGGGATCAAATTTCTAATGATGAAAAGCCTGATCACAGTTTTGGATCCCTAGATGTGTtaagaggagagaaaaataatTTGACTTCAAACATGGTTTCTTCTTCTGGTTCTAGCACCTTTAGAAGGAAACAAGGTTCCATGGCTCTGGAGGatgaaattgatgctgagaaTCGGGCTCGGATAATGCAAATGTCACCTGAGGAGATTGCTGAAGCCCAGGCTGAAATAATGGAGAAGATAAACCCTTCGTTACTCAAAGTGCTGCAGAAAAGGGGGCAGGAAAAGGTTAAGAAACAAGATAGTTTAACATCAGAAGTGGGTAACGGCAATGCATCTATGAATCAAGATGTTCATAGTAATCAAGATGCAAAACGTCTGCATACAGAGGACAACATCTCCCATATGTCGATGACACCACCTTCAGAAAATAAGCTAGATGATGAGAAAATTAGGAAAATCACTATGACAACTGCTAGTGGCAGCTCATGGAATGCTTGGAGCAATAGAGTTGAGGCTGTTAGGGAGTTAAGATTTTCCTTGGCTGGGGATCCTGTTCATTCTGATTGGGCATCTCCTTATG ACAATGTCTCTGAACGTGACTATCTGCGGACCGATGGAGATCCTGGTGCAGCTGGTTACACAATCAAAGAAGCAGTGGCACTCACAAGAAGTGTG gttCCTGGACAAAGGTCCCTTGCATTGCATCTCCTTTCATCTGTTCTTGATAAGGCATTGCAATATATTTGTAAGGACAGAACAGTACAGATCTCGAAAAGTGAAGATGAAGTTGACAAATCAGTTGACTGGGAGGCTGTTTGGGCTTTCGCACTTGGTCCAGAACCTGAGCTGGTGTTGGCACTCAG gatGTGCCTTGATGATAACCACAATTCTGTAGTTCTGGCTTGTGTGAAGGTTATTCAAAGTGTGTTGAGTTGTGATGTGAATGACAACTACTTCAATATATCAGAG ATTGCAATCTGTGACAAGGATATCTGCACTGCTCCAGTTTTTAGGAACAGACCAGATATTGATCTTGGATTTCTTCACGGGGGTTTTTGGAAGTACAGTACAAAACCCTCAAACATTCTTCCTATCAGTGAGGATCACATGGATGATGAGTCTGAAGGAAAACATACGATTCAGGATGATGTTGTGGTTGCTGGACAAGATTTTACTGCAGGTCTAGTACGCATGGGAATCCTTCCCAGACTTCGTTATCTTTTAGAG ACAGATCCTACAACAACTTTGGAAGAATGCATTATTTCTATACTGATTGCCATAGTGAGACATTCACCATCATGTGCTAATGCAGTCTTGAACTGTGAAAGGCTTATTCAGACAATTGTGAAACGATTTACTGTGAACAATTTAGAAATCCGGTGGTCTATGATAAAATCTGTAAACCTAATGAAG GTCTTAGCTTGGTTGGATCAGACAACTTGTGTAGAGTTTATAAGGAATGGGTATTTTCAGACTCTGACATGGAATTTATACCAAAATCCTTCCTCCATTGACCACTGGCTGAATATGGGGAAGGAAAAATGCAAACTTGGGTCAGCCTTGATTGTTGAACAATTACGTTTCTGGAAGGTCTGCATTCGATATGGATATTATGTATCTTACTTCTCAGAAATGTTCCCTGCCCTATGTTTTTGGTTGAATCCACCTTCCTTCGAAAAACTTGTTGATGAAGATGTTCTGTATGAATATGCTTCCATCTCAAGGGAGGCATACCTTGTTCTAGAGTCTTTAGCTGGAAGACTTCCAAATTTATTTTCACAGCAGTCCCAAAACAATCAGATTCCTGAGTCTGCTGGTAACATGGAGGTGTGGTCTTGGAGGTATGTTGGTCCAATGGTTGACTTAGCAGTAAAGTGGATTGCAACCAGAAGTGACCCAGAAGTATGTAATTTGTTTAAAAGACAGAATGAAGGGAGATTTGACGTGACTTCCCTTGGATTGTCTGTGACATCCTTGTTGTTTGTGTATGCTGCTGTGACTCACATGCTCTTCAGAGTGCTTGAAAGGGTGACAATGGGTGATACTATTAGCCCACAGAAAACTGAGAGGCATGTACCGTGGCTTCCAGACTTTGTCCCAAAGATTGGACTTGAGTTGATTATATATTGGCTTTCGGGCTTTTCAGGTTACTTTGGGACAGAAAACGGTCTTCCCAACTCCGGTGAATCTTTTATGAAGGAACTAGTTAATTTGAGACTGAAGGGTGATGTTGAAATGTCTTTAGCTTCCACCTGTTGTCTGAATGGAATGGTCAATGTTATTGCTGCTATTGATAAACTAATACAGTCTGCCAAGAGTGTTACTTCTACTCTCCCAAGCCAAGTACAAAATCTCTCAAAAGAAGGGAAAGTGCTTGAGGATGGCATACTTAGATCGTGTTGGGTTGAATTAAGGTCTGTGCTTAGTGTTTTGACAAGTTCGGTTGATTCTGGGTGGTGCTACATGCAGGCGATTGAGATATTTGGAAGAGGGGGACCAGCTCCAGGAGTGGGCATTGGCTGGGGTGCCCCTCATGGAGGGTTTTGGTCAAAATCAGTCTTATTAATGCAACTAGATGCTAGATTTCTAATCTGTTTGCTGCAGACTCTTCAAAATGCATCTAAAGATGTATCTGTAATTGAAGAAAAGACATTGTCCATTCAAAAGATTAACACTCTGTTGCGATTGTGTTTAACTGCTGGACCAAGGGAGAAGTGTGTTGTAAATAAGGCATTGGATCTCTTATTTGATGTTTCTGCATTGAAATACCTTGATCATTGCACACAGAACTTTCTCCTTGACACGAGGGGTAAAACCTTTGGGTGGAAACATGAAGAGGAGGATTACATGCACTTCAGTAGAATCTTATTGTCTCATTTCAGGAGCAGATGGTTATCTGAAAAGGTGAAGTCCAAGTCTATAAATGGCAGTGGTTCCTCCAGCACTAAGAGTTCTCTGAAGGGTAGTGCTCGGTTGGACACTATATTTGAGGACTCTGACATGTCACTCGGTACGAGCCCGTCGTGTAATTCTTTAATGGTAGAATGGGCTCACCAGAAACTACCACTTCCACTCCACTTTTACCTTAGTCCAATCTCCACGATTTCCCGTAGCAAGCAATCTGGTCCCCAAAAAGTTGATGGGTCGGATAGCATACATGGTCTGTCTAATTTGCTCGAAGTTGCCAGGTCtggacttttctttatttttggcaTTGAAGCAATGTCCAATTTCCAAGGCCATGACATTCCTTCTCCTATTCAGCATGTATCATTGACGTGGAAGTTACATTCCTTATCTGTCAATTTCCTTGTTGGAATGGAAATACTTGAACAAGAGCAGAGCAGGGAAACTTTTGAAGCTTTACAGGATCTTTATGGCATGCTTCTTGATAAGGCAAGGTTAAACAAAAATGAAGAAACTATCTCAGATGATAAAAACCATCTTGAGTTTCTGAAATTCCAATCCGAGATTCATGAAAGTTACTCGGTATTTATTGAAGAACTTGTAGAGCAGTTTTCAGCTATATCTTATGGTGATATGATTTTCAGCCGGCAAGTTTCCCTCTATCTTCATCGTTGTGTTGAACCTTCGATTCGACTTGCTGCCTGGAGTGCACTATCTAATGCTCGTGTTCTTGAGCTTTTACCACCACTGGAGAAGTGCTTTTCTGGGCCTGAAGGATACCTTGAACCGATTGAG GATAATGAAGGGATTTTGGAAGCTTATACCAAGTCATGGGCTTCTGATGCTCTTGACAGGGCTGCAATTCGAGGATCAATTGCGTATACTCTGGTTGTCCATCATCTTTCCTCCTTCATATTTAATCCTTGTCTCACAGATAAATTGTTGTTGCGGAACAGAGTTATTAGGTCGCTCCTGCGAGATTATGCTGGGAAACAGCGACACGAG GGAATGTTGCTCAACCTCATCCACTATAACAAGATGGCACCGAGATCTTACACAGGATTAGAGTTTAGGATAAAAATTTTAGTTGAAGCTTGTGAGGGAAATTCTTCACTTTTGAAAGTAGTAGAGAAGTTAAAGGCTGTTGCGGAGAAGACTTCATTGTGA